AAGAGCGACTTAGAGCATCCATTGAAGAGCAAAGATAGATGGTAGAACTAATGGAGGAACTGGAATATGTCGCTTTGGACAACAACCACCCGACAAGAGACATTTGACAGGTAGAAGCTACCTTACCCTTGGAACACCAAACACTTTACTTCCAATAGTTCACTCCTTCAACCATGTTTACATTTATTTTGCTTGCATTTCCTTTGCATACATTGCTTATAAGTGTCATGTTTTGACACAACTTATAATATGATGTTATTTGCTTATTTGAGACTTGTGAGCTTACCATTtgaataaaaacattttctccACTTATGATGCTTGGGTAGAAGGAATTGAACAACCAAAGTTTTCTATGGGTGGACGATCTAAACACAAAAGTCGCCTATGTGTGGACGAACATCCAAAGCTGCCTACGGGTGGACGAATGACCAAAGTCACCTATGGGTGGACGGTCTAAACAAAAGTCGCCTATGAGTAGATGGTCTAAACAAAAGTCACCCACAGGTGAACGATATAAACACAAAGTCACCTACAAGTGGACGAAAAACCAAAGTTTCCTACAGATGGACGGTCTAACACAAAGTCACCTACAGGTAGACGAACGACCAAAGTTGCCTAAGGGCGGACGGTCCAAACACAAAGCCACCTACGTGTGGACGGGCGACCAAAGTCGCCAACGGGTAAACGAACAATTAAAGTCACCTATGGGTGGACGGTCCAAACAcaaagtcgcctacgggtggacggATGACCAAAGTCACCTACAAGTGGACTATCTAAACATAAAGTCACCTAAAGGTGTACATGACCGTTGGCAAGATAATCAATCACCTTATAAAGCCACCAGAGACGTTACAAGAACCATTAAAACCACCATTGATGGCCTCCAACGGTTAGAGAAGTCAAAGATCTACATAAATCACCTCAAAACCTAAGAAAAAGCACCTTGGCTGGCACCATGACGGTGACTAGAAGGAGAGaaacatcatttttattctcttcCAAGTCTCAGACTCAATCACGACAGATTCTGCTTGGATAAACCTATCGACTACCAAATTTGGCTTCATCACCTTTCATATTCCAACCGCGTCCATAAAGATGATGGCAGGAATAGGGGAGCAactgaagaggaaaaaaatcaCCCTCGTCTATCATATAGCAAAAGAGGAAAATTTTAGCATCGTCCATCTAGCCAACAACGTCCATATAATGAATGACTGCAACATACATTAAATGAGTTTCCCATAAATGACATAAGATAGGCAAAAGTGTAACCAACGAACTAACAAGCAATAGACCATTGAAGTCTATAACGCCTCGGCATTCATTACTAATGAGTGTTAATTTATGAAGACCGTCTATCTATTGACGGATGAATTAAATGCTATTCAATGTAAGGCGTAACGTATAGACATCAATGATGGACAAAGCCATAAAAGACATTCAATGCCCCAGGCAGCCAGGGAGTAACGTACGGGCACCAATGGACGAATAGCTATTCGCAGAAAATAAAAACCAGCCATTAATACCAACAGCTTCATATCTCATAAATGAAGATATTTATTTAGACAATGAAGACAAGGACTATAAAATCCCACACAAACCAAAGGCAAAGAGGTGCACAACTCTCATCCCAAAAAAACTATTTCCAAGTTGAATTCTCTTGCCATATACGACAATTGAATTTCATTCTAACTTGATCATAGGAGGGTGTTTGGCAAACACCTCACCAGTGTATCCATATTTCTCTATTTCATATATTATTGCAGGTTCATCTTTGGATGAATCCAATGCTTCCAACCATTTGTATTGACATGGAGTTCAACTGACAATTTTCAGCACCAAAAGCTATAAagccaggaaaaaaaaaaaaaaaaaaaaaaaaaaaaaaaaaaaaaaaaaaaaaaacaaaacaaaacaaaacaaaacaaaacaaaacaaaaaaaaaaaaaaaaaaaaaacaaaaaacaaaaacaaaaggttcGTCTCTGGACGAAGTCAACACCTTCATCCATCTATATCGATGAGGAATTCAACTGACGATTTTTTGGCATCATCcgtatataaaatttttgtccCACTAAAGTCAAATCCTGGCTCTGTCATTGCCAAGGATATAAGGCTTTAGTCATCAGACCATCATCACAAGATATTTGAAAAGTAATTGCAACAAGAGAAACAGTAAAATAAAATGGTACAAAGTTTTCTTTAGCAAATACCAACTAAGGACTAAGGAGGATATCCGAGAGCAAGCTCCATCTAGATGAAAGATATGGAGAACATTAAGCACACTTTTCATCACgaatacatacacacacacatatatatatatatatatatatattgaagaaaataaattattaattgtacTCTctaaattttgcaattttttgcCCCTATGGCCTATAGtctaaattttttcaataaattccttcaactttcatttcattttttatactCTCATACGGTTCGACTCTATTCAGGTTGCGCCTTTAATATGACTACTTAAGTACTCAGAGAAAAGCACATATTTATAAGAAGGTAGAGAAAGAACAAACTTTCTGGGAACATTCAAGCGCGATGTAGTGCATATGTACCTAATCCACTACAAAATTAAGGAGTAATCATTCAGCTTGGGATTAGGGCGTAGTGTTAATCAACCTGTCTAAGCACATGAAATATTCCACAAGGATATTCATTGTTTTTGAAAGAATTTATTACTAGTTTATCATGGAATACGTGTTTGACttataaatactaaaaatatatatatatatatatatatatatatttaaacaacACCGTTGTTTTGGGGTAGAAACTAAGTGTATCTTCCACTATAAAAACTATAAACCAGTGAGGGGAGAGAATTATTTTTCAGACTCttcctattttttattatttattgaaagtgaattatgataaatttaccattagattgaattttcttattatatcaaATATCGATAGCTATgtcattcaagaaaatatctaaaattcatgtttttgtaattttaaactatgcataaaaaataagtttatagatcaaatagtaaataatattacatttgaattaaatttaatatacgTGTTAAGAACATTTAATCcaattgttagattttcaaaatatgcagtcatgttaatttttagTGAGAATCaatttaaagcatttttctttaaactaACTTGGAAAGAAACTTTGTCCATCAATATTTTCCAAAGCTTCTAACCCAAATCAATTTTAGAACTTAGAAGTCAAATGTACGAAATACTATGTTccactgaattttttttttagcaagtaattttataatttgttgaagtgggggattaaaaattatagaaaaaacgTGGTCATTCATCTTAAATGTTATAAAAAGTGATGGATCATTTATAGTAGATCATTTCATCATGTGGTAAAATTGTGTGAGATTGCAAATTGGGTGGGTcttaaatttattgaaaagaaTAGTTATTGTACATAcgatttatttggtttttatgtgtaatagatttttttttttttttttttcctttgctgaTTAAGAAAAGGTAGAATAGTGGGAACAATTCACTTTCTATCATGTCGAGTTAAACTCCCGTTCTAAATAACCTTGTTAACTCTAGTAATAATATTCTCCACGTCTCGAATCCAAGTGCTAAGATTAGACATATGAGATGCTTGATCACTTAACTCttacaaataataaattaataaaagtgaAATCGCAAGTAAAAGATTCCATGCAGGAGAGTTttggttgaatttcaatttgCAAGAGATTGATGGTCTTTTGACCAGCCCTTGTCAAATTACGTGGGTCACTGTCAAGGTCAACACAACCCAAAACAATTTGTCACTCACATTAGTCACTGTAAAAAGTAGCCCCACTTACAGTGAGTCATGTTCTAATTCCACAAGACGTGCACGACAGACTGAAGGGTCTCTATATCCAAATGACCACATAttcatttttctaaattttcattGCCAATGATATTCCAATGAAATTGTGTATGAAATTCACGTGTCTTAGATTTATAGAAATAGTTATGAGACATATACATTTATTTGGCTTTTACGTGTAAGAGTAATCTGATCCGTCATTGTCAGATTAAATAAGGTCATCTTACTAACTATGAGAATGAATGCGGCAAAGTGCACAGCTGACCCTTGACCCACGTACAAGGGGTCGTGTTCTAAACTTCTAATTCTACAAGACGTGCATGACAGATTGATGGGTCTCTCAAGTCTCACTTGGCCACATTGATTATTCAACATTTTCATTGCCTACAATATAGGTACAATTGGGTGTGTTTTTGTGAAAACAGTTTGGGTTTGATTTCGCTACTTAGGTACTCAGGGAAAAGCACATATTTATAAGAAGGTCGAGAAAGAACAAACTTTCTGGGAACTTTCAAGAGCGATGTAGTTCATATGTACCTAATCCACTATAAAATTAAGGAGTAATCAACCTGCCTAAGCACATGAAATATTCCACAAAGGTATTCATTGTTTTTGAAAGAATTTATTACTAGTTTATCATGGAATACGTATTAGTCTTATAaatacataataatataaaaacaacACCGTTTTTTGGGGGTAGAAAATAATTGTATCTTCCACTAACAAAAGCTATAAACCAGTGAGGGGAGAGAATTGTGAGCAATGAATAAGTTGGGCAACATTCAAGTATCGAAGCTAATAATTTCTTCCATTAAAGAAGCTATAAGATATTTACTCATACGTGAGTATAGAATAagtttgataaaattcaacattTCTACTCCTTCAAGAATCGTGTTTGACAAGCTCGTTTCATTCGCTTTGGGAACTTCTAGATGTGCTGCCTTTGGTTCAGTCCGAAGAGACGCATCTAAATTCAATCTGGGGGGTCATAGCTAGAGAGAATGCTGGATACAATATTCACATGGCCCAATACAACTAGACCCCAGTATTTTCCGAGTCCAAGATGTCAATAAGGCTCCAACACCAAGTACCAGGGGCATGTATGAAATTAGGTCCAAAGCTGAAATTAGGCCCAAATTAGTGCCGAGTAATTTGGGCCCAAAATGTCGTAAGTTGCATCAATAGAAATGGTGGGTAAATATGGTGGGTACATTATCGAGATGAATGATAAGATAAAAGTGTTAGATGCTTTCAACATCCCATTTAAATAATTTGGTATTGAACAATGTTCTCTTGTAGAGCGTTTTAGTCGTGGGTTTGGATTaacatttttgctaaaaagttgaaaaaaagtaCTATTGTGCCTACATAATGTgaagtttaaataaattaaattataataaataaataaaactaacgAAATTAAGTAAATCCACACAAACTTCCTAGTATTCTTCTGAAATGCCACTGAATACTATTGTTCTTGTTGTAGCTTTGTCCTATTGAGTCTTCTTacgttttacaattttttctacCTTTGAGGCTTTGGAGAGCTCGAAACATTGTGTGCCAAGGGCAGACTCAAATCCTTCTCACTTGTTCCAGTGTAACCACATTTCCCTTATATGCAACTATGATAGCCCAAGTAATGTGGATTGAATTGGATAATTGTATGTTAAGTGGAGTCCCACATTAAGTGTTTCTAAGTTCAAACTATTTTTATACAAGTACTTAGAAGAAGCCTTAATTCAAACTTAATTAGTACATTTGAGTATAGGTTAGATGTGGCTAGCATTATTTGAATCAtgataaatagtaccaaaaattaCTTAGCAATCGCATGTGTATCAGTATCACAACACAATGTGACCTAACAAGAATACCTTTGGAAGATCCTTCCACATCTTTCTCTTCAAAAGAACACTAGCTAGCCGCATGACCTGTAAAGATTGATAGCTAAatgctaccaaaaaaaaaaaaaaaaacagctaaggcttatttgatttgtttggctGCCAAGATAAAAAAGTTCAAATGAATCAAGCATTTAGGAATTAGGACACATATTTCATTCCACAACCTTGCAGCTAGTCACCATGAAGCCCCAAAAATTACATGCCGTTTTTCTAATATTAGAACTTCAAAGGAGTCTCcttctgctctctctctctctctctctctctctcatatatatattctgTAGAAGACACTTTACAGTAACATTTTTTGATACTCAACTTGTCCAGCAAACAAAAACCTATAAAGGTGGATCTCTCTTTCATCACCTAACACATGACAAACAAATTTTAGTTAATGTTCTGAAGAGTCAGGTGAATCTGTATTAAGTACTAAGAAGGCAAGAACTGAAATAGCAGAGAAAATAATTGCAAAGGTAATAGATTATCATTTAGCAACAAGTCACTTATGATTTGCAAATACCATGGTCTCAAATTTATTGTGTCAAATAATGGGCCAAGACAAGGACTGCATGAGTAACTAAAGAGCCCTGACACTTGTAAGATTTGGGAAATCCACTCTCAACCGACTTTAGGGTGCACCAACAGCACCATAAATACATAGAATATAATTTCAATATAAATACGATGAGGAATAACATGTTGTTCAGAATAAAATTCTCAACTCAATGTTGCTCTATGactatttacaattttttaagtttggttaaacaaatcaataattaaacattttagTCTATACTCATTTTCTAAatatgcatttcttttagacATTGTTTCCAAGTCAATTATGAAAGTTTCATACATAAAAAAAGAGTGCTGAAAAATCTCAGCTCAAGAAATTATCAGATGGAGACAATAGGTGATTATCTTTTACAATAATGCATGATGACCagatataaaaatgaaaagtttaatAAATAGAATGTTGAAAGTAATAGAATTTGTAGAAAAGGAATGGCATTATGTTTCACAGCCACGGCCACCttcaatttttaattgtatctatttttgacatttttccaACCAAAGTTGAAATGAACATGAACCATAGTTGAACTGCATTACTAATGAGaatgttcttttattttcctgCATCAAGTGTCATGACTGGTTTATGCAATGCACGACAAAAATATCCACTTAAAACTTGCCtggcaaaaaagaaagaattgtttATGCTTAAGGACATGATTACATGATAAAGCAAGGGTGTAGCTACATGAATTCTGCATGCAAATTCTTACATGGACATGAAGTTGGGAAACTAACAATATGAAGCgaaaacaaaaatggaaaaatgcaTGCTACCCTTGCCCATGTCATTATCCTTTTTCTACTATAGATTTAAAGCTGTCACTgatgtaaaaaaagaataaagaaagttaATTATAGCATGTGAAGAAAGATCAATTATTTCCATGCTTGTCTCCTATATCTAAAGCTCAGATAGATAGCCTAATTAAGGTCAATGGGTGGAGTAAAGATACCAAATTATACATATTTCACTTGCAGCATCCCTAGGAAATTTTAGAGAATGCACAAGAAACTACAAGTTACAGAATTCTTAATCACTCAACcaattgcaagaaaaaaaaaaaaaaaaaaaaatcagtacaAGACCAAAGCACTATTAATTTGACTCTAAATCAAAAACGTTGTGCCCCTTTTACAAGGGAAAGTAAAGGGAAGAAAGGAGTATAAACCTTTGCTAAGATTTACATATATTGAGGGAAAACATACATTGAGACTGGATATAAAATGCACAAAAAGCTTGATAGAAACTGGAATAAAAACAATTGGGCctacaaaaagtttttataagaaattgaatCGAGTACATGTATATCATGCCTAGATGCACAAAAGTAATGCATTTCCCTTTTCGACAGTGATGTAGAAAAAGACAAATGCAATGCCTTTCCAATTTCTTCACTGATAAGTAATGAAATAGCAACAGCGATGCTTCCAAACTTATTAAGAAACTTCGAACTACTTAATGGCTTAATGCTCACAAATCTAACTTCATTGAAAGAATTCAATAAGAAAACCATGATATGTTGtaataatttgaattcaatAAGAATCTATCATGTCTTCAGCTGCAAGTTTTTCTACAAACTAGAGAGAAACATATAATTCTAATTGACCTTTGTTATGAAAGGTTACAACATTGCAATTTATGAATGACAAATCCTTGTACAAACCAAATACATATTGTCACAAGTTTCCAAGAAAATTGAACTTCTTAGGAAGGACATACAAACGCCAGAGTTTTAGGCTTTTTTTAGCATTGCACACTAATGTGAAATTCCTAATAACTTCATATTTTTTGAAAGGTCGATATCTTCCAAGCAATCATTATGATTCACATTTGACTCTTAAACAAGTTGATCATTTCATACGGCCCTAGAAACATTAAGCTATTGAGTGTGTTAGGCCTTACCATTGAGCAATTTTCAGCTGACAGGGGCCGGATGGGTATTTGATGGAGCCACAATTGGAGATGAAGAAGCGTCCCTCTTCCTTCCACTGCCACTACTTACCAAATGCAGTTGTGAAATACTTGGGAATGCATTTTTCTCATCAAACCCTTGATCATAGAGATACCCTCTGAATACATGGCCACTGATGCTCACAGTAGCCTGGTAGACAAACTCAGCTGCACCATCACTGATGGTAGTGACTCTGTGACACCTAAAAACCGCCGGTGCACGAACTTGGCCTGGTAAGGACTTTTTAAAACTTGCATCTGTGATTTAACTAAACCCAATTCAGTGAAGTGCCTCAAtttcacttaacaaaaaaaaaaattaaataaaaaaggttcCTCAATTCCATTAATCAGCCACTTAGAAATGCAGAGCATTAAGACAGAGGAAAAGACAGAACCTTATCTATAATCCAGCAAAAACAAGTCATTCTGTTTAAAGGTTGCTTCTTTAGTTCAACAAAATCCAAGTTAACTCTCTCAAGTTCATGTTACAACCACTTTCAAACACACAAAATTCCAgataaagggaaagagagatatTTGAATCAATTATTCAACAAACCAAACTCCTTTTTTGGATAactctaataattaaaaaccacTCCCCCTAACAGAGAAGAGGAATATAACAAGGCATAAATAGAGTTCAAGTAGAAAGTGTAAAGCTTGCATCTATTAGATTCTTTAAAACCAAGTCAGCTTTTGTAACAGTCCATTACTATATAACTTTGAAACATAgacaaatcaaagagagagcgagaaagagagagaaaagggtgAGTACCTTGATGTCTGGAGCGAATGTCAATACTCCTTGGAGTGGTAGCATTAGAAGTAGAAGCATGAGAAGCACTGGTAACATTAAAGTTTGGCACCACAACTCTTGTCCTTTTAACACCAGAAGAAGACCCAGACGAACCACCACCAATAGTACTAGCACCACCCACCATTAACATCTTCCTCTCCCTTCTTCTAGCTGCTGGCACCCACGTGCTCCTCACGTGAGTAGAACAATCATAACCACGAGTCTTACAACAAGTCCTACACCTCCTATGACTACAATCCTTCTTGGCTCTATTCCCGCAGTCCTTGCACACCCTCATACCATTCTCCACCATTTGCTCAGAATCATCATTTTCAGTGGTGTTGTTATTTAGTCCATCTTTCTTGCCACAACTCTGTTCTTGGCCTCTCTTTAGGCTCCAATAATAGTTGGGGTTATTTGAGTTATTACCACAATCTTGGACACCATGATTAGAAGGTGGTGTAATGCATGGAGTGGCAGTGAGGAGCGGGAAAATCCCGAGGCTAACTCCAAGTGAAGCTGAGGAAGGTATAGGAAGGTTGGGATGGTGATCAGAGTTAATGGGTTGGTTTTGTTGTTGGTGCATGGATGGAGTTGGAGCTATGAGAACCAAGTCTCGGAGACCCAACATGCTTAGAAATGTGGTGAATGATATGGTTTGTGAGTGTTGgttatttagaataaaaatcaataatggTACTGGCGGTAGACAGAAATGATGAGAGTGAAATAGGACTATGCTCTAATAGGAGAATAAGAATGTGATCTGATTTGAGAATCTTTTTGATGTATGTGAATGAATATCTGAGGTAGTTTGGCAGTGAGAGTTAGAGAGCGAGAATATTATTAGGGAGCCATTGATGGTGAGGGGGTTGTAGCTACCATTGCTACAAGTACTGACACTTAAGTTGCACCTTTTAAAAAGTTCTTCGCTTGGTACAAGAATGATGATAATTtgaggttttttaaaaaaaaaaaaaattaattttttttaagtcatgaaAAAGGCGGTGATTAAATAGTAACTCGTTATTTATGTCATTTTCTTATATGttgcaccattttttttttttggggggattattttttgcataattattttttatcatccaATGTAAGATTAGTCTAATAAAAAGTGCAAATGGAAAGAAGGTCTACCAAGATAACGTTATGAGTTGCTATATAATATTGGTTTAGTTTATCTTAATTTGTagtatggaattttttttttcc
This genomic stretch from Quercus robur chromosome 4, dhQueRobu3.1, whole genome shotgun sequence harbors:
- the LOC126723610 gene encoding protein LATERAL ROOT PRIMORDIUM 1-like; this encodes MLGLRDLVLIAPTPSMHQQQNQPINSDHHPNLPIPSSASLGVSLGIFPLLTATPCITPPSNHGVQDCGNNSNNPNYYWSLKRGQEQSCGKKDGLNNNTTENDDSEQMVENGMRVCKDCGNRAKKDCSHRRCRTCCKTRGYDCSTHVRSTWVPAARRRERKMLMVGGASTIGGGSSGSSSGVKRTRVVVPNFNVTSASHASTSNATTPRSIDIRSRHQDASFKKSLPGQVRAPAVFRCHRVTTISDGAAEFVYQATVSISGHVFRGYLYDQGFDEKNAFPSISQLHLVSSGSGRKRDASSSPIVAPSNTHPAPVS